CCGACCTGAAGAGCCGGCACCCCGAGATAGACGACCTCGAACTGCATTCGCCCGTGGTGATTGCGGGCCTGCCCCGCACCGGCACGACCCACCTGCATAACCTGCTTGCCGCGCCTCCCACCTTTCGCACCATGCCGTACTGGGAGAGCAACGAGCCGTTCCCCCTTCCCACTGAAGCCGGCGCAGACGCTGATGCGCCGGATCCGCGGCGCGCCCGTATGGACGTCGCCGTCAGCGTAATCAACCTGTTGATGCCGCATTTCGCGCTGATGCACGAAATGACCACCGACCACGTCCACGAAGAGATTCAGCTGTTGGCCAACGACTTCTCCACGATGTTGTTCGAGACGCTCGGCCATGTACCCCGCTGGCGCGACTACTACCAAACTCACGATCAGACACCGCATTACGAGTACCTGGCAAGTCAGCTCAAGGCGATGCAGTTCCTGCGCGGCGGACGGCGTTGGCTGCTCAAGTCCCCGCAGCATCTCGAACAGGTGCCGGTGCTCGATCGCGTATTCGGCGACAGCATTGTCGTTTTCACCCACCGTGACCCGGTACCGGTGGCGCTGTCGATGATCGCGATGATCACCTACTCGGCGCGCATGCACCGTTCGCCTGTGCCGGTGCGACAGATCGCCGAATACTGGATCGATCGCCTCGACCGGATGCTCGCCGCGCTGGTCCGTGACCGCGACACCCTGGGGCACGACCGCTCGATCGACGTCCGGTTCGACGACTTCATGGCCGAAGAACTGGGCGTCGCTAAGCGGATTTACGCACTTGCCGACGAGCCGTACACCGACGAGGTCCGCAGCGCCGTCGGCGCCTACCTGGCTGGCCACGAGCGGGGCCGGTTGGGCAGCGTCGAGACCTCCTGCGAAATGTTCGGGTTGGACGAAGGCGAGTTGCGGGAGCGCTTCGCGCCCTACGTCGAACGCTTCCTGACCTGAGGACTAGCGTTTGAAGCCATGATCGCTATGCCCGCAATGGACGGCGTCGAACACCGATATGTGGAACTAGGCGACGTCACCATCCACGTCGCCGCGGCGGGCCCGGTCGACGGGCCGGCGGTGATGCTGGTGCATGGCTTCCCGGAGAACTGGTGGGAATGGCACAAGCTGATCGGACCCTTGGCCGCCGACGGCTATCGGGTGCTGTGTCCCGACCTGCGAGGCTCGGGGTGGAGTTCGGCGCCGCCGTCGAGCTACACCAAGGACGAGATGGCCGACGACCTCGCCCGCGTACTGGACTCGCTGGGCGTCGCGAAGGTCAAGCTCGTCGCCCACGACTGGGGCGGGCCGGTCGCGTTCATCATGATGCTGCGCCACCCGGAGAAGGTGACGGGCTTCTTCGGCATGAACACCGCGGCGCCGTTTGTGAAGAACGACCTCGCATCGCTGCGCAACCTGTGGCGATTCTGGTACCAGATCCCGATCTCGCTGCCGGTGATCGGTCCCCGATTGCTTGGCGATCCGAAGGCCCGGTTCGCCCGAGCCCTGGGTTCGTGGGTCGGCGGGGGATTCAAACTCGCCGACGAAGACATTCGGCTCTACATCGACCGGATGCGCCAGCCGGGCCATGCCGAGGCCGGATCGCGGTGGTATCGCTCGTTCCAGACCAAGGAGATGGTGCGCTGGGCGCGCGGCGAGTACGACGACGTCCGCGTCGAGGTGCCGGTGCGTTGGCTCACCGGTACCCGGGATCCGGTGATCCGTCCGGAGATGGCCGACGTATATGCCGACCACATAAGCGATTTCGAGGCCGAGCGGGTTGACGGAGTCGGGCACTGGATCGTGCACCAGCGGCCGGATCTGGTGCTCGATCGGGTGCGCGCGTTCCTGCTTCTCTAGGTCCGGCCGATGGTCGTGACCCGCTGCGCTCGGCCTTCGGCCGCGCTTGCGATCACGACGCCGGCTGATGGTCGTGACCCGCTGCGCTCGGCCTTCGGCCGCGCTTGCGATCACGACGCTAGGGCTGGACCAGGATCCGGATCGGGTTACCCTCTTGGCGCTCCAGCTTCTCGATGCCGGCGCGGATGTCTTGCAGCGGGACGATTTCGCTGATCGAACGTGAAATATCAAGGCGCCCGTACGACACCAGCTCCGCGAGGGTCTCGATGTCGACGTTCTGATAGCCGAGATGGCCAAGCACCTGCTTGCGGCTCAACCCAAACATGGCGGTAGGGCCTACTGTTGGGGACTCGGCGCTCATCCCGACGCCGACAAGCCGGCCGCCGCTGGTCAGAGAATTAAGCGCCTGCTCGAACGTCACCTTGAGACCGACGGCATCGAACGCCACATCGAGCAACCGGCCGCCGGTGACCTCTGCGAGCTTGTCGCGCAGTGCGTCGTCGCGAGTGTCGAACGCGTAATCCGCACCGAGCTGCAGTGCCCGCTCCAACACCGCAGGGTTGACGTCCAGGGCGATCACCGGCACGGCGCCAACAAGTTTCGCGAGTTGGACGATGTGGGTTCCCACACCACCGACCCCCCACACCCCAACCGACTCCCCGACGGCGACCTTGCCGGTGCGCACGACTGCGCCGAACGGTGTGGACACCGCGTCGGCCAGAATTGCGGCCTGTTCCAGCGGCACGTTGTCCGGGACGCGGGTCAGGCCTGCCGCCTGGGCAAGGGTGTATTCGGCCCAGGCACCGTCATAAGCGAAGGCCATCAACTGAAGCCGCAGACAGTTGACGACATCGCCGCGACGGCAGTTGGGGCAGTGCTGGCAGGGTCGGCCGGCGGCCACCACCACCCGGTCACCCACGGCCCAGCCGGTCACGTCGGGGCCGAGTTCGGCGATGGTTCCGGAGGCTTCGTGCCCCTGGGTGACCACGGGCGCCTGGGCGGGGAAGGTTCCGTTGATCAGGCTCAGGTCCGAGTGGCAGATGCCGCAGAACGCGACCTTGACCAGGACTTCGCCAGGTCCGGGTCGTGGTATCGGAACATCTTCCAGCACAACACTTTTAGTGTCAGCGTAGAAGCGCTCGGCGCGCATGGTGGACGCCATAGTCACTCGACGCCGATCGTCACTTCGGTGGACTTGATGAACACGGTCGCGGGCTGCCCGACTTGCAGGCCGAGTTCGACCGCCGCGTCCCTGGTGACCGAGGACGTGACGATCTGATCGCCACCGTCGAGACGGACCTTGACGATCGCCATCACGCTGCCGAGATCGACCTCGGCGATGATTCCCTTGAGCTGGTTACGAGTGGACAGGCGCATCGTCGAGGCCCTCCGGTGTCGATGATCGGGACTGAACGAGCCTAACCCGCGGTGGCCTCAATGTCGGGGGCCCAGCAACGCAATCGAGGCGTCGACGGCCGGCTCGACGACTTCGCGGGGCGGCCTGCCGTCCTCGACCGCGAGGGCGACGAGTTCGCGCAGACCGCCGACCAGGATCACCGCCAGCGGTTGGGTCAGCGGTGGCAGGTCCGCGCGCTGGAAACCCGGGCTACCGCTGAGATCGACAAGGAGATTGGTGAGCACTTCCAATCCGTGGCGCTGCACCGGCCGGGCGACCTCGCCGAGGTAGGTGAATTCGCGAATCCAGCTCAGGGTGATGGCGGGCCGGGACTCGATGTGGCCGACGTAGCCCTCCACCGCTTGGCGAATCTGCTGGTGCCAGTCTGCCTCGGGATCGACGGCGGCCCGAATGTCCTGGGCCAGGACGGTGATCTCGACTTGCAGCAGCTCCAGGAAGCACTGTTCCTTGCTGGGGAACTGGTCGTAGAAGGTGCGCTTGGAAGTGCGGGCGTGGCGGACGATGTCGGCCACGGTGGTGGCACGATATCCGCGCTCACCGATTGAGGCGGCCAGACCATCGAGCAGGCGAAGACGAAACGGTTCGGGCACGGTTTCCTCGGCCAGGTCAACATTGCCAGCCGCGACGGTCACCGGTGAGTCCCTTCCCTTGTCAGGCCTGGTACCACAGAGTACCGTACCTGGAAAGCCCTGTGGTACGCCGTGGTACCACCGCTGGACTCGGGCAGATTTGGAGCGCAGACACCAATGAGCACCGAAGCTGTAAGCGATGTGACAACCGCCCCACGCGTGGACGACGTCCGGTTGCCGCCAGCAGTGCGGGGCCCGAAGCTGTTGCAGGGCATAGGGTTTACTTTCCCCCGCCGCTGGTTCATCGATCGCATGA
The nucleotide sequence above comes from Mycobacterium vicinigordonae. Encoded proteins:
- a CDS encoding sulfotransferase family protein is translated as MMATMAPDCPLDSAALHARATADTGLSDFGPTDYRERLDVYLAALHEIDGMHDAGVVNFHGQLLQLLKNRLLLTDLKSRHPEIDDLELHSPVVIAGLPRTGTTHLHNLLAAPPTFRTMPYWESNEPFPLPTEAGADADAPDPRRARMDVAVSVINLLMPHFALMHEMTTDHVHEEIQLLANDFSTMLFETLGHVPRWRDYYQTHDQTPHYEYLASQLKAMQFLRGGRRWLLKSPQHLEQVPVLDRVFGDSIVVFTHRDPVPVALSMIAMITYSARMHRSPVPVRQIAEYWIDRLDRMLAALVRDRDTLGHDRSIDVRFDDFMAEELGVAKRIYALADEPYTDEVRSAVGAYLAGHERGRLGSVETSCEMFGLDEGELRERFAPYVERFLT
- a CDS encoding alpha/beta fold hydrolase, producing the protein MIAMPAMDGVEHRYVELGDVTIHVAAAGPVDGPAVMLVHGFPENWWEWHKLIGPLAADGYRVLCPDLRGSGWSSAPPSSYTKDEMADDLARVLDSLGVAKVKLVAHDWGGPVAFIMMLRHPEKVTGFFGMNTAAPFVKNDLASLRNLWRFWYQIPISLPVIGPRLLGDPKARFARALGSWVGGGFKLADEDIRLYIDRMRQPGHAEAGSRWYRSFQTKEMVRWARGEYDDVRVEVPVRWLTGTRDPVIRPEMADVYADHISDFEAERVDGVGHWIVHQRPDLVLDRVRAFLLL
- a CDS encoding zinc-binding dehydrogenase, producing MASTMRAERFYADTKSVVLEDVPIPRPGPGEVLVKVAFCGICHSDLSLINGTFPAQAPVVTQGHEASGTIAELGPDVTGWAVGDRVVVAAGRPCQHCPNCRRGDVVNCLRLQLMAFAYDGAWAEYTLAQAAGLTRVPDNVPLEQAAILADAVSTPFGAVVRTGKVAVGESVGVWGVGGVGTHIVQLAKLVGAVPVIALDVNPAVLERALQLGADYAFDTRDDALRDKLAEVTGGRLLDVAFDAVGLKVTFEQALNSLTSGGRLVGVGMSAESPTVGPTAMFGLSRKQVLGHLGYQNVDIETLAELVSYGRLDISRSISEIVPLQDIRAGIEKLERQEGNPIRILVQP
- a CDS encoding TOBE domain-containing protein is translated as MRLSTRNQLKGIIAEVDLGSVMAIVKVRLDGGDQIVTSSVTRDAAVELGLQVGQPATVFIKSTEVTIGVE
- a CDS encoding TetR/AcrR family transcriptional regulator, which translates into the protein MTVAAGNVDLAEETVPEPFRLRLLDGLAASIGERGYRATTVADIVRHARTSKRTFYDQFPSKEQCFLELLQVEITVLAQDIRAAVDPEADWHQQIRQAVEGYVGHIESRPAITLSWIREFTYLGEVARPVQRHGLEVLTNLLVDLSGSPGFQRADLPPLTQPLAVILVGGLRELVALAVEDGRPPREVVEPAVDASIALLGPRH